From Solwaraspora sp. WMMD1047, the proteins below share one genomic window:
- the metF gene encoding methylenetetrahydrofolate reductase [NAD(P)H] yields MSLGLPSVLRNSQPSIGDLIRGPEPTFSFEFFPPKTAEGERLLWRAIRELESLRPSFVSITYGAGGTTRDTTVAVTERVATETTLLPMAHLTAVNHSVAELRHIIGRLAGVGVRNLLVVRGDPPGDPTAEWVPHPDGVEYAEDLVRLVRQSGDFSVGVAAFPYKHPRSPDIASDTEYFIRKCRAGADFAITQMFFDADDYLRLRDRVAAAGCDTPIVPGVMPVTQLRTIERSEQFSGAPFPKALGARFEAVADDPEAVRRLGIEQASEMCRRLLDEGVPGIHFITMNRSTATREVWQNLQVGARV; encoded by the coding sequence GTGTCGCTTGGTCTGCCTTCCGTCCTTCGTAACTCCCAGCCGTCGATCGGGGATCTGATTCGCGGCCCGGAGCCGACCTTCTCGTTCGAGTTCTTCCCGCCGAAGACCGCCGAGGGTGAGCGGCTGCTCTGGCGGGCGATCCGGGAGCTGGAGTCGCTGCGCCCGTCGTTCGTCTCGATCACCTACGGGGCCGGTGGGACCACCCGGGACACCACCGTCGCGGTGACCGAACGGGTCGCGACCGAGACGACCCTGTTGCCGATGGCGCACCTGACCGCGGTGAACCACTCGGTCGCCGAGCTGCGGCACATCATCGGCCGGCTGGCCGGGGTCGGGGTCCGCAACCTGCTGGTGGTCCGGGGTGACCCGCCGGGCGACCCGACGGCCGAGTGGGTGCCGCACCCCGACGGCGTCGAGTACGCCGAGGACCTGGTCCGGCTGGTCCGTCAGTCGGGTGACTTCAGCGTCGGCGTCGCCGCCTTCCCGTACAAGCACCCCCGGTCACCGGACATCGCCAGCGACACCGAGTACTTCATCCGCAAGTGCCGGGCCGGGGCGGACTTCGCGATCACCCAGATGTTCTTCGACGCCGACGACTACCTGCGGCTACGGGACCGGGTGGCCGCCGCCGGCTGCGACACCCCGATCGTGCCGGGTGTCATGCCGGTCACCCAGCTGCGCACCATCGAGCGTTCAGAGCAGTTCTCCGGCGCCCCGTTCCCGAAGGCGCTCGGCGCCCGGTTCGAGGCGGTCGCCGACGATCCCGAAGCGGTCCGCCGGCTCGGCATCGAGCAGGCCAGCGAGATGTGCCGGCGGCTGCTCGACGAGGGCGTGCCGGGGATCCACTTCATCACCATGAACCGGTCCACCGCCACCCGCGAGGTCTGGCAGAACCTCCAGGTGGGGGCGCGGGTGTGA
- a CDS encoding polyprenyl synthetase family protein, giving the protein MTNAAPVSPVDRADLRVRIDRALADFLATQRGWLAGVDDALAPVARSITSFVLGGGKRLRPAFAYWGYRGAGGADSEAVVTALAALEFVQASALIHDDLIDRSDTRRGEPAMHRRFAALHDERGWVGDASGFGDAAAILLGDLCLVWSDGLLHGSGLAPDVLARGRPVFDEMRTEVTIGQYLDVLTQATGDMSVERAGQVARYKSAKYTVERPLLLGAALADAPAGVGTAYSTYGLALGEAFQLRDDVLGVFGDPDQTGKPAGDDLREGKRTYLVAAAFEAAGTADRALLTRRLGDPDLDPAGVAALREIITSSGALDRTERRIAGLTDAALATLAGADLADEARQVLAELAVAATRRKY; this is encoded by the coding sequence GTGACAAACGCCGCTCCCGTCTCCCCGGTGGACCGCGCCGACCTCCGGGTACGCATCGATCGGGCGCTGGCCGACTTCCTCGCCACCCAGCGCGGCTGGCTGGCCGGCGTCGACGACGCGCTGGCGCCGGTCGCCCGGTCGATCACCAGTTTCGTGCTCGGCGGTGGTAAGCGACTACGGCCGGCGTTCGCCTACTGGGGGTACCGGGGGGCCGGCGGCGCCGACTCCGAGGCAGTGGTGACCGCCCTCGCCGCCCTGGAGTTCGTGCAGGCCAGCGCGTTGATCCACGACGACCTGATCGACCGGTCGGACACCCGGCGCGGCGAGCCGGCGATGCACCGCAGGTTCGCCGCGCTGCACGACGAACGCGGCTGGGTGGGCGACGCGAGCGGCTTCGGTGACGCCGCGGCGATCCTGCTCGGCGATCTCTGCCTGGTCTGGTCGGACGGGCTGCTGCACGGCAGCGGGCTGGCCCCGGACGTGCTCGCCCGGGGACGGCCGGTCTTCGACGAGATGCGCACCGAGGTGACCATCGGGCAGTACCTGGACGTGCTCACCCAGGCCACTGGCGACATGTCGGTCGAGCGGGCCGGTCAGGTGGCCCGGTACAAGTCCGCGAAGTACACCGTCGAGCGGCCGCTGCTGCTCGGCGCCGCGCTGGCCGACGCACCGGCCGGGGTGGGCACCGCCTACTCCACCTACGGACTGGCCCTGGGCGAGGCGTTCCAGCTGCGCGACGACGTGCTCGGGGTCTTCGGCGACCCGGACCAGACCGGCAAACCGGCCGGCGACGACCTGCGGGAGGGGAAGCGGACGTACCTGGTGGCGGCCGCCTTCGAGGCCGCCGGTACCGCGGACCGGGCGCTGCTCACCCGTCGGCTCGGCGATCCGGATCTGGACCCGGCCGGGGTGGCCGCGCTCCGCGAGATCATCACCTCCAGTGGGGCACTGGACCGGACCGAACGGCGGATCGCCGGCCTGACCGACGCGGCGTTGGCGACGCTGGCCGGCGCCGACCTGGCCGACGAGGCCCGGCAGGTGCTGGCCGAGTTGGCGGTCGCGGCGACCCGCCGCAAGTACTGA